The genome window AAGGACGAAGGGGGCAGCCTGACCCCCTGCCCCATCACCCACGCCCGCTCTCCCCGCAGGATGGGAAGCCGCGCTCCGGCCCCTCGGCCGCCGGGGACCCTGAGGAGACGGGGGAGGCGGCGCAGTCGCCTCCGTTGCAGAATTACTCGGTGCTGCAGGGCTTGGTGGGGCCGGCCTGCATCTTCCTGCGGCAGAGCATCGCCATCACCCAGCTGGTACGCAGGCGTCACCCCAGCGCGCGCCCGCGGCGCCGGCTCCCAGCGGGATTTGGGGCTGGATCCTCGAGGGGATCCACGCGCCAAGGTCTCTCGTCTTCGCTCCTTCCCATTTTCTCTCCCCCAGGACCGAGAGCTGCGGCCTGAAGAGATCGAAGGTGAGGCgcggaggggctggggggcggcGGGTTGGGGGCGCGCGGCGACGCCGGTGCTGATGCCGCCGCGCTGCTCGCAGAGCTGAAACAGGCCTTCCGGGAATTCGACAAGGACCGCGACGGATACATCAGCTACAAGGACCTGGGCGAGTGCATGAGGACCATGGGCTACATGCCCACCGAGATGGAGCTCATCGAGCTGTCCCAGCAGATCAGTAGGTGACGGGGTGCGGCGGGTCCCCCCTCCGGCGCCGGCTCCCGGCGCTCCCGGTGACGTTTCCCTTCTCCGGCAGCCGGCGGCAAGGTGGATTTCGATGATTTTGTGGAGCTGATGGGCCCCAAGATGCTGGCGGAGACAGCGGATATGATCGGGATCAAGGAGCTGCGCGACGCCTTCCGTGAGgtgagggattttgggggggggaaaccGAGGTGCGGGGACGCCGGGAGCCGCCGATGCCGACCGGCGCTCGCCGTGCAGTTCGACACCAACGGGGACGGGCAGATCAGCATGGCCGAGCTGCGGGAGGCGATGCGCAAGCTCCTGGGGCAGCAGCTCAACTACCGCGAGGTGGACGAGATCCTCAAGGACGTGGATCTCAACGGGGACGGCCTGGTGGACTTCGAAGGTAGGGATCGGGGGGCGGGGGCGCGGAGAGGGCTGGGAGCAAGCCCTGGGCACCTTCAGGATGTTCTCTCTACGTCTTCTTCCACCCGCAGAATTCGTGCGGATGATGTCGCGCTGAGGGCAGCGCGTGCCAAGACGGGACCCGAGCCCCCGCCGTGCCTTACGAAGACGAGGGGGACACGGAGGAGACAACCGGCTCCGGCTGCCGCCGCGGGGAACACGACGGCGCAGCGTGGCACCTGGACCAGGAGCGGGGCTGCAGCTCCCGAGGTGCTCGTGTCACCTTTGGCCACGACGTGGGACACTAGGGCCATCGCCGAGCACGTTTCGGGCGTGGACTCTTCGGGGCCTTGGCTGCTGCTCGCCGGATTTTTTCGTCCCTCAAACCAAAGCTGTTCCctctggcccaggctgccccgaGAAGCggtggccgccccatccctggaggtgtcagagggggcttggagcccctgctccagcgggacgtgtccctgcccacggcagggggtggaactggatgggctttgaggtcccttccaactcaaaccgttccatgattcgaGGAAATCCGAACTGTGCCGGGGACCTCCCgccccatccctccatccccgtaTCTGACGACCAGGCCCTCACGCTGACCTCGCTCCCTCCACACTGTGATGCGGTGATGGCGTCACCCGTTGCGTCACCCATTGCGTCGCCCATGGCGTTGGCCACGGTATCACCCATCGTGTCACCCATCGTGTCACCCTTGGTGTTGCCCATGGTTTTGGCCATGGTGTCACCCATGGTGTCACCCTTGGTGTGGTCCATCGTGTCACCCATCATGTTGCCTATCGTGTTGCTCATGGTGTCACCCATCGCGTCACCGATGGTGTCACCCATCTCATTGCCCTCGGTGTTGTCCATCGTGTCACTCATTGTGTTGCCCTTGGTGTCGTCCATCACATCACTCATGGTGTCGCCCATCGTGTCGCCCATCGTGTTGTTCATGGTGTGACCTATCATGTCACCCATCGTGTCACCCATTGTGTTGCCTTTGGTCTTGTCCATCATGTCACCCATCATGTCACCCATGGTGTCACCCATTGTGTCGTCCATGGTGTGACCCATTGTGTCACCCATCGTGTCACCCCTTGTGCCACCCATCACCCATCATGTCGCCCTTGGTGTCGTCCATCATGTCACTCATGGTGTCACCCTTGGTGTCCCCCATTGTGTCCCCCATCGTGTCACCCATTACCCATCATGTGGCCCTCGGTGTCATCCATCATGTCACCCATGGTGTCACCCATCGTGTTGTCCATGGTGTGACCCATCGTGTCACCCCTTGTGCCACCCATCACCCATCGTGTCACCCTTGGTGTCATCCATCATGTCACCCATGGTGTTGCCCATCGTGTCACCCATTGTGTTGCCCTTGGTGTTGTCCATCGTGTCACCCAGCGTGTCACCCTTTGTGCCACCCATCACCCATGGTGTCGCCCTTGGTGTCATCCACCATGTCACCCATGGTGTCTCCCACAGTGTCACCCATCGTGTCACCCCTTGTGCCCCCCATCACCCATCATGTCACCCTTGGTCTCGTCCATCATGTCACCTATTGTGTCACCCATGGTGTCACCCATGGTGTCACCCATGGTGTCACCTGTCGTGTCACCCATCGTGTCACCCCTTGTGCCCCCCATCACCCATGGTGTCACCCTTGGTGTCGTCCATCATGTCACCCATGGTGTCACCCATGCTGTGACCCATCACGTCGCCCACGGTGCCACCCACGGTGTCACCCACGGTGTCACCCACGGTGTCTCCCGCCGCGTgtcccccccgcccctcgcTCCCCGTTCTCAATGAACGCCCCGATCTCTCGTTTCTGCTCGCGTCTCCTTTAaggccccccccaccccgtccccGGCCATGACGTCACTGGGGGCGGCCCCGTCgcttggtggggggggggggagggaggaggcggGCGGCGCGTCACGATGACGTCAGGGCGGCgcgggcgggcgggggcggcgctcGGGGATGTCCTACAAGCCCATCGCGCCCGCGCCCCTCAGCGCCAGCCCCACCGGCACCGGGGCCCTCCCCGCCGGTACGGGGGACCGGGAGGAAGCGGGGGGACCCGGGGAGACGGGAGGAAGCGGGGGTTGAGGGGGAAACGGGGGTTGAGGGGGAAACGGGGACCGGGGAGACGGGGgaggggtgggaaatgggggCCAGGGagacgggggggggggaaacggggACCGGGAGGGGGAAACGGGGACCGGGAGGGAGAAACGGGGACCAGGGAGacggtggggggggggaacggGGACCGGGAGGGGGAAACGGGGACCAGGgagacgggggggggggggaaacggggACCGGGAGGGGGAgacggggggaggggggaacgGGGACCGGGAGGGAGAAACGGGGACctggagggggaaatggggaccAAGGAGACGGTGTGTGGGGGGAACGGGGACCGGGAGGGGGAAACGGGGACctggagggggaaatggggaccAGGGAGACGGTGTGTGTGGGGAAATGGGGACCGGGAGGGGGAACCGGGGACCAGGAAGGGAAACGGGGACCAGGGAGACGGTGGTGGGGGGGAAACGGGGACCGGGAGGGGGAAACGGAGACCGGGAGGGGGAAACGGGGATCAGGGTGACGGTGAGGGGGGGGGAAACAGGGACCGGGAGAGGGAGCCGGGGACCAGGGAGACGGTGAGGGGGGGGAAACGGGGACCGGGAGGGGGAAACGGGGACCGGGAGGGGGAAACGGGGACCGGGGAGACGGGGAGGGGACGACCGGGGAGACGGGGAGGGGAACGGGGACCGGGAGGGGGGAAACGGGGACCAGGGAATGGGGGGGAtacagggatggggtggggaaatggggagatggggggtaTGGGGAATGGGGGAGGAACAGGGACGTGGGGGGACACCGggaaatggaggggaaaaacgGGTATGGGGGGGgtacagggatggggggggcaccgggaaaTGGAGGAGGGGAACGGGGAGACGGAGTGGGGATACAAGGCTGGGTGGGGGGGACCGGGAGGGTaagagggatggagcagggaatggggtgggggtggggtgatggggatggaggggaaacGGGGAACGGGGGGGATACAGGAAtgggggggggaatggggaccgggggagggaaatggggacagggatgcagAACAGGAATGGGagtggggggggtgggaacgGGGGACTGAGGAatgggaagggggggaaaatggggatggaggggggggggggagacagggatggaggggaaaggaggaacgAGGAGGGGAAACGGGTTGGGGAGGGGAAccggggatttggggggggcagggatggggaggagaatgaGGGAAATGGAGAGAGGGGGGCACTGACTGCCAGTCAGCAGGGGGGGAAAGGAGaatgggggggggaaggagggaaggggattGGGGGAGAATGGGGGGGCGCTATCCACTGGTGAGTGTGggaacggggtggggggggtaaAAGGGATGGGGGAGGATattgggggggggaaatgggaatggggagagcagggagtGAGAGGAGGCAATGGGGGGGGagaaaggagctgggggggcaAAGGGGAATGGGGGAGAACGTGGGAACTGGGGGTGGAAATGGACTGGGGGACAGGGAATGTGGGGTCACTGGGagtggggaaaggagggggggaatgggaaaaggggaggaaattgggatgggggagaatgggggatggggagggaaatggggggggaaggggaatggGGATGGAAGACAAAAGGGGGAGGATGGGGATagggagaaaggaggggagcctgggatggggtgggaatGGTGGAGGGAAGAGGAATGGAGGAAATTTGGGAAgtggggggagaaaagagaatGGGGTGGGTGGGGAAAGGGCAGGGGGTATCGGGAAATGGGGAAATAGGGAAGGGACTGAGGAAAAAaggctgggggcagggggggtgcAACCGGTAACCCTGCATCTCCCACAGCCACGAGTGTCCCGTCGCCTTCCGGTTCGGTCCCCGGTGCCGCCGCACCGTTCCGACCGCTCTTCAATGACTTCGGGCCACCGTCCATGGGCTACGTGCAGGTGAGGGGCCCCAGGAGATGGGGGGAGACCGAGGGGAGCAGCGCGACTGCAAccggggttggggggcacaGCTCTCAACCCCTTTTCCCTGCAGGCGATGAAGCCCCCCGGGGCTCAGGGCTCGCAGAGCACCTACACCGACCTGCTCTCGGTCATCgaggagatggggaaggagatCCGACCCACCTACGCCGGCAGCAAGAGTGCTATGGAGCGGCTGAAGCGGGGTACGGGGTCGGGGGGGACACAGACTCCCTCGCCCCCCATCTCTAGGGCTCCCCTGCCCCAcgcggggagcggggcgagGAGGTGGGGATGCTGACGTGGGGTCTCTGCTTCTTCTCGCAGGAATCATCCACGCCCGGGCGCTGGTCAGGGAGTGCCTGGCTGAGACAGAGCGTAATGCCCGCACGTAACGGCTGCTGCCacccgggacccccccaaaaaccccgggctccccccccaaccccgtgtccctgccctgctggcagcagggagggtgtcctgctgcccctgctctccccttgcTTTAGAAatctttgtttttataaataaaggAGGTGGCTGGGAGTTTACTCCAGGCCGTGTCCCTGCAGCGAGGAGGGAGGGGCCAAgctggggggggtgtgtgtgacaaggggacacgggggagCAGGACTGGGGGGGGTCGGTGCCTTGGGGACACTAAGGAGAGGTGGGAATGgggggctgagctgggagggctggagctccGGGGTGGGGTGTAaggatctgtggggctgagcaTCACGGGGGTGCAGGGataaggggctggagcatgggggggcaggatctgtggggcagagctgggagcaaAGGTGGGGGGCACaaggatctgtggggcagagcatCATGGAGGTacagggatctgtggggcagagcttgAAGCAGGGGGTGCAGAGAGCTGTGGGacagggatctgtggggcagagcttggagcagggggtgcagggagctgtggggcagggatctgtggggcagagcttgGAGCAGGGGGcgcagggagctgtggggctggagcagggggtgcagggaggtgtGAGGCTGAGCATcatgggggtgcagggagctgtggggctggagcagggggtgctgggggcgcAGGGATGTGGGGCAGAGGGGTCCCGGTGTCCCCACGACCCCGAGCAGCCCCGctcacctcctccctccctctgacGTCACGTGCCCCCCCCTCGTCATCTACGTCACGGCCGTCCCCGCGGGGCTGTGATGTCACGGGTGGGGGGTCCGCGCGGAGGCGGCGCAGGTGCGGGGGGAGCCGGAAAGAGCCGAAGGGAGCCGAAGGCTGAGCGGGCGGGGGGAGAGCGGCGCCGAAAAGAGCCGAAGCTGAGCGGGCGGGGGGCGAGCGGCGCCGGAAAGTGCCGAAAGGAGCCGAAGATTGAGCGGGTGGGGGGCGAGCGCAGCCGGAAAGTGCCGAAGGGAGCCGAAGAGTGAGCGGGCGGGGGGCGAGCGCAGGCGGAAAGAGCCGAAGGGAGCCGAAGAGTGAGCGGGCGGGGGGCGAGCGCAGGCGGAAAGAGCCGAAGCGGGGCGAGCGGAGCCCGAGCGGGCGGGGGGCGAGCGCGGGCGGCTGAGGGGCGCGTTGCCATGGCAGCggggcgggccgggccggggtAACGGAGGCCCCGTAGGcgctgccccccccaccccccaaaccccgccgcccccccccccgccgccatGCTCATCAAAGAGTACCACATCCTGCTGCCCATGAGCCTGGAGGAGTACCAGGTGGCCCAGCTCTACATGATCCAGGTGGGGCAGCGCCCGCgggggctgagctgggggtgcagggagctgtggggctgagctgggggtgcagggagctgtggggctgagctgggggtgcagggggcgtGGGGAtgagctgggggtgcagggggctgtggggctgagctgggggtgcggggggctgtggggctgagctggggtgcagggagctgtgggacagggatctgtggggcagagcttgaagcagggggtgcagggatctgtggggctgagcatcatgggggtgcagggatctgtggggcagagcttgGAGCaaggggggtgcagggattTGTGGGGCTGGAGCAGTGGGTGCAAGGATCTGTGGAGCAGAGCTTGAAGCGGGGTGCAGGGAGGTGTGGGGCTGAGCATAGGGgtgcagggagctgtggggctgagctgagGGGTACAGAGATCTGTGGGGCTAAGCATGGGGAGCTGAGGGTGCAAGAGGCTATGGGGCTGAACATGGGGAGCTGAGGGTGCAGGGGCCTGTGGGCTGAGCATGAGATTTGGGGGttgcagggagctgtggggctgagctgtgGAGCTGAGCATGGGGTGTGGGGGGTACAGGGAGCTCTGGGGCTGAGCTGTGGGGGTGCAAGGGGGCTCTGGGGCTGAGCACGGAGAGCTGAGGGTGTAGGGGGCTCTCAGGATTTAGCTGAGGGGTACAGAGATCTGTGAGGCTGAGCATCGGGGTGCAGGAGTCTGTGGGGCTGAGcatggggagctgggggtgcagggggtacAGAGATCTGTGGGGTTGAGcatggggagctgggggtgcagagatctatggggctgagcgtggggagctgggggtgcagagatctatggggctgagcgtggggagctgggggtgcagagatctgtggggctgagcgtggggagctgggggtgcagagatctatggggctgagcgtggggagctgggggtgcagggatctgtggggctgagcgtggggagctgggggtgcagagatctatggggctgagcgtggggagctgggggtgcagagatctgtggggctgagcgtggggagctggggggtgcAGCTATCTATGGGGCTGAGcgtggggagctgggggtgcagggagctgtggggctgaggatgCCCCCAGGGCTTTGGCAGGGGTGTCGCTGAGGGTGGTTGGGTTTGAGGACATGGAGCCGAGCAGGGGGCGTTCCAGGAGCATctgtgggatctgggggtgcctGGGTTCACCCAGCGGCTC of Phaenicophaeus curvirostris isolate KB17595 chromosome 5, BPBGC_Pcur_1.0, whole genome shotgun sequence contains these proteins:
- the CABP2 gene encoding calcium-binding protein 2; translation: MSLRSPRSLNRLNNPNSLSLSSSRRFSSPRIISVASSALAPAAPCTPCAEDPELDSGLQDGKPRSGPSAAGDPEETGEAAQSPPLQNYSVLQGLVGPACIFLRQSIAITQLDRELRPEEIEELKQAFREFDKDRDGYISYKDLGECMRTMGYMPTEMELIELSQQITGGKVDFDDFVELMGPKMLAETADMIGIKELRDAFREFDTNGDGQISMAELREAMRKLLGQQLNYREVDEILKDVDLNGDGLVDFEEFVRMMSR
- the LOC138720731 gene encoding keratin-associated protein 9-1-like, whose product is CHSLCCPWCRPSHHSWCRPSCRPSCCSWCDLSCHPSCHPLCCLWSCPSCHPSCHPWCHPLCRPWCDPLCHPSCHPLCHPSPIMSPLVSSIMSLMVSPLVSPIVSPIVSPITHHVALGVIHHVTHGVTHRVVHGVTHRVTPCATHHPSCHPWCHPSCHPWCCPSCHPLCCPWCCPSCHPACHPLCHPSPMVSPLVSSTMSPMVSPTVSPIVSPLVPPITHHVTLGLVHHVTYCVTHGVTHGVTHGVTCRVTHRVTPCAPHHPWCHPWCRPSCHPWCHPCCDPSRRPRCHPRCHPRCHPRCLPPRVPPAPRSPFSMNAPISRFCSRLL
- the CDK2AP2 gene encoding cyclin-dependent kinase 2-associated protein 2; amino-acid sequence: MSYKPIAPAPLSASPTGTGALPAATSVPSPSGSVPGAAAPFRPLFNDFGPPSMGYVQAMKPPGAQGSQSTYTDLLSVIEEMGKEIRPTYAGSKSAMERLKRGIIHARALVRECLAETERNART